TCGGCGGGCGACAGGTCGTTGAAGGCCAGGTCGATCTCGCCGGCGGCCAGCGCGTTGCGCATCTGCTCGGTCGACTCGAAGAACTGGATGCGGACGGTGTCGATCGCGGGCGCGTCGCCCCAGTACCCGTCGTAGGACTCGAGGGTCATGGAGACGCCCGGCTGGTAGTCGGTCATCTCGTACGGCCCGGTGCCGACGATCGCGTCGGTGACGATGAACTCCTCGGCGGCCTGGCGCTGGTTCTCGTTGCCCTCGTCGTCGTCGGACGCCTCGACCGGCGCGTCCGGCGCGGTGTAGACGTCACCGTCGGACGGGAGGATCGTGCCGACCGTGTAGTTCAGGCGGGACAGGAACGTCGAGTTGGCCTCGGTCAGGGTGATGGTGACCTCGTAGTCGCCGGTCGCCTCGATCGTGTCGATGCCGCCCAGCAGGAACGACGCCCCGTCCGGGTGGTTGATGTCGAGGGCCCGGTTGATCGACCACACGACGTCCTCGGCGGTGAACTCGCTGCCGTCCTGGAACGTCACGCCCTCGCGCAGCGTGAACGTGTAGGTCAGGCCGTCGTCGGAGATGTCCCACTCCGTGGCCAGGCCGGGACCGATCTCGTCGGAGCCGGGCTGGAACTCCACCAGGCGGTTGGTGGTGTTGAACAGGATGTCGCTCGCCAGCTTCTCGTAGACGTCGGCCGGGTCGATCGTCGAGGGGATCTCGGTGGTGCCGAACACGAGGACGTCGCCGCCCGCCGCGTCCCCGCCGTCGTCGGCCGCGTCGTCGTCGGTCGCCTCGTCGGCGTCGTCGGTCGGCTCGGCGTCCTCGTCGGCATCCGCGTCCGCGGCGTCGTCGGCGGCCTCGGTGCCGGCCGTGTCGGTGTCGTCGTCGCCGCCGGTGTCATCAGAGCCGGAGCATGCGGCTGCGATCAGCGCCAGGACGGCGATGAGCGCCAGCATGCGCAGCGTCTTCAGGGGTGCGCGCATCAGGGTTCCTTCCGTGTGGTGTGGAGGGGCGCGATCATAGGCGAAGGTACGACCGTTGTCGTTGGTTTCCTCGTCGCGGCCTCCCATCGCCGCAGCAGCCCAACCGTGGCAGTGTTGCCGGAGAGCACGGGTTGCCGGAGAGCACGACCAGGAGACGACGACGTAGTGGCCAACGGGCAGGTCGCACCGGCAGTGGGCGCGGTGGCGGGAACGTACAGGCGGATCGAGGAGAACGTCGAACGTGTCGTCCAGGGCAAGCAGGAGGTCGTGCGCCTCGCGCTGATCGCCATGCTGGCCGAGGGCCACGTCCTGGTCGAGGACGTCCCGGGGGTGGGGAAGACGCTGCTCGCGAAGGCGATCGCGCGGTCGATCGCCTGCACCGTGCGCAGGGTCCAGTTCACCCCCGACCTGCTGCCGAGCGACATCACCGGCACGACGGTCTACAACGCCGAGACCCACGACTGGGAGTTCAAGCCCGGCGCGGTGTTCGCGAACATCGTGCTCGGCGACGAGATCAACCGGGCGGGTCCGAAGACCCAGTCGGCGCTGCTCGAGGCCATGGAGGAGCGGACCGTCACCGTCGACGGGACCACCCACACCCTCGCCGCCCCGTTCCTGGTGATGGCCACACAGAACCCCATCGAGCTGGAGGGCACCTACCCGCTGCCCGAGGCCCAGCGCGACCGCTTCATGATGAAGGTCACGATCGGCTACCCCAGCGCCGAGGCGGAGGTGCAGGTCCTGACCACCCACGGCGCCGGTGACGCCGCGGCCGCCCTGGCGCCGGTCGCGTCCGCGGCCGACGTCGCCGACCTGATCGACACCATCCGGCACCTCCACGCGGCCGAGCCGCTGAAGCGGTACGTCGTCGAGATCGTCCGCGCCACGCGCGAGCACCCCGCCGTCGAGCTCGGCTGCTCGCCCCGTGCCGGCCTGGCGCTGCTGCGCGCCGCCCGGGCGGCCGCCGCCGTCGCCGGCCGGGACTACGTGGTCCCCGACGACGTGAAGGCCCTCGCCCGCCCGGTCCTCGCCCACCGGCTGATCATGACGCCGGACGCCCTGATGGCCGCGACGACGCCCGAGGTCGTCATCGACGACGTGCTCGGCCGCGTGCCGATCCCGAGCCGGTAGCCGCCGTGCTGACGAGCCGCGGCATCACCCTCCTCTCGGGTGCCCTGCTCGCGTGGCTGGTCGGCCGGACCCTCGGCGTCGCCGAGCTGTACGCGGTGGCGGTCGCGGTGCTCGCGGTCGTGGCGCTCGGCGTGGCGTTCGTCCGGGTGACCACCGGCTCGGTCGCCGCCCGGCGGCAGGTCGAGGTGCGGCGGGTGGTCGCCGGGGCCGAGGTCCCGGTCCTGGTGCAGCTCCGCAACGACGGGCGGATCCCCTCCCCCACCCTGCTGGTCACCGACCCGCTGCCCGAGGGCGTCGACGCGGTCGGCCACCCCGTCGCCGGGCAAGCGCGGTTCGTCATCGACGGCCTCCGCCCCGGACAGCTCGCGACCGCGCCGTACACCGCGGTGGCGGGGGTGCGGGGTCGCTACCGGATCGGACCGCTCGAGCTGCGCGTCCGCGACCCCTTCGGGGCGGCCGAGCGGGTGCGGCGCTACTCATCGGTCGACGAGGTCGTCGTCTACCCCCGCATCGAGCCGCTGCCGCCGATCACCGTCCGCGGCGCCCACATGGGCTCGGGCAGCTCGGACACGCGCCGGGTCTTCGCGACCGGCGACGACTTCTACACGATGCGCGAGTACGTCAGCGGGGACGACCTCAGACGGGTGCACTGGCCGTCGACGGCGCACCGGCAGGTGCTGATGGTCCGCCAGATGGAGCAGCCCTGGCAGGCCCACGGGACGGTGTTCCTCGACGCCCGCCGGATGGCGCACACCCTGGGCGCGGACGGCACCTTGGAGAAGGCGGTCAGCGTCGCGGCGTCCCTGCTGCACCACCTCGACGCCGCCGGCTACGCCCTCCGCCTGGTCACCGACCGCGCGGCGGGACGGGGCGGACGGCCCGAACCGGTCGAGTCCGCGATGGACGCCCTGGCGGTCCTCGACCCGTCCGACTCCGGGGGGCTCGGTCCCGCGCTGGCGGCGACCCGCGGGGGCGAGGGCCTGTTCGTGGCGGTGCTGGGCGTGCCCGTCGGCACCGGCGACCTGGGCAGCCACCCCGACGTCCGCGCCCTCCTCGGGGTCCGCGGGTTCGGGCACCGCATCGCCGTGGTCCTGGGGCTGCCCGGGGACGCGCGGGCCGAGCGGACCGCCGCGCTGCTGCGGGCCGCGGGATGGCGCGCGGCGGCGACCACCACCGCCCGTCCGCTCGCCGACGTGTGGGCCGACGTGACCCAACCGGGTCGGCACCCGGGTCTGGTGGACGGGGTGGGGGCGTGAGCACCACCGTCGAGCGGCCGCGAGGGACCTCGAGGGCCCCGGATCGACCGCCGCCGCGCCCGGCCCCTCCCCCGTCGTCGCGATCGGCGGGCGTCAGCGACGACGTGATGACCGTCGCGCTGGCCGTGCTGCTGATCGCCGCCGTCGTGCCGCTCCGCGCCATCTTCATCGGCACCGACTGGGTCCGTCCGGTCGTGGGTGGCGTGCTGCTGAGCGTGGGGATCGGCTGGGGCGCCCGCCGGCTCGGCGCCGGCCCCATCACGCACCTGGTGATGACGCTCGTCAGCCTGGCGGTGTTCATCACGATCGCGTTCCTCCCGTCGACGGCGCTGTGGGGGCTCCTGCCGACCCCCGACACGCTGCCGGCGCTGCGCGACCTGTTCCTGCACGGCCTCGAGCTGGTCGAGATCCGCCCCTCACCCACGTTCCCCGAGGCGGGCCTGCTGCTGCTCGCCGTCGGGGGCAGCTGGCTGGTCGCGTACCTCGCCGACGGGATGCTCTTCGTGCTCGCCTCCCCGGTGAAGGCGGTCACCGGTGCGGTCGTGCTGTGGGCGGTGCCCCTCGCGATCGCCCCGCAGGGCAGCTCCATCGCCCTGCCGGCCGCGACGCTCCTGGCCGCGGCCGCGCTCGTGCTCCTGCTCGGCACGGCCCGGGCGACCGCCCGGTTCGGCGTCGCGGTCCGCCCCTCCGGGCGCACCGGCGGCGGACGGGGGCTGCCGCTCAGCGGCGTCGTGCTCACCGCGTCCGCGATCGTGCTCGGCCTGGCCCTCGCCTCGGTGCTGCCGGGCTTCAGGGCCGAGCCGCTGTACACCGCGCGGGGCGGCTCCGGGACGACCATCACGACCAACCCGATCGTCGACATCCGCCAGCGGCTGGTGGCGAGCGACACCGGTCCGGTGCTGCAGGTGACGTCGGAGCGGCCGGTGTACCTGCGGACCACCGCGCTCGACGCCTACGACGAGGACGAGCAGTGGACGGCTGGGACGATCAGCGGCCAGCGCGTGTCCGGCATCGTGGACAGCCCGCCGCCGGTCCCCACCGAGCGGGTGGACGTGGGCATCACCATCGACGCCGACATCGAGTCCGGCGCCGTGCTGGCGCCCGCCCCCTTCCAGCCCGTCGAGGTGTCCGGTCCGAAGGCGGCCGTCCTCCGCTACGACCGCACCTCCTCGACCCTGACCGTCCCCGGGGACGCCCCGCTGGTCGACGGCGACGCCTACGCGGTGGGCGCGGCCATCCCCCAGCCGTCCCCCGATGCGCTGCGCGCCCAGCCGACGCCGCCGGCGGGGTCGGCGTACACCCAGCTGCCCTCGAACGTGCCGGACGAGGTCGTGGCGCTGGCCCGCCAGATCGTCAACGCCGCCGGCGCGACGACCATGTTCGACGCCGCCCTGGCCATCCAGGACGAGCTGCGGACCTGGAGCTACTCGACCCAGCCCGACCCGGGGCTCGGCGCGACCGCGATGCTGCGGTTCATCGACGCCCGCGAGGGCTACTGCGAGCAGTTCGCCGGGACGATGGCCGTCATGCTCCGCACCCTCGGGATCCCGTCACGGCTGGCGGTCGGGTACACCCCCGGGACCCAGCAGCCCGACGGCAGCTGGGAGGTCACGAACGCGAACTCCCACGCCTGGGTCGAGGTGCACTTCGGCGACCTCGGCTGGATCCCGTTCGAGCCGACCCCGCGGACCGACGGCAACGTGCTGGTGACCAGCACCTCCGCCGTCGTGCCGGCCCAGACCGCGGCGCAGCAGGCGGGGGAGGTGCCGGCATCGGGTGTCGACGCGGTCGGCCCGGGCGAGCTGAGCGACCTCATGGACCAGGGGCGTCCGGACTTCGAGGGGCAGGAGACCGCGGGCGGCGACGCCGACGACGTGCGGGCGGGCGCGGGCGGCACCGCCGCGCGGGTGTGGCCGTGGGCCGTCGCCATGCTCGCGGCGCTCGGGGTCGCCGGGCTGGTGGTGGGCCGCCGCGCCGGCCGCGTGGACCTGGGCGCACCGCCGGCGGAGCGCATCGCGACGGCCCGCAGGCGGGTGGAGGTGGCCGGCGCCGCCGTCGGCCGCGGCCGCCACCCGGCTGAGACCGACGTGGAGTACCTCTCCCGCATCGCCGGTGGCGACCGCGCCGGCATGGCGTTGGCGCGACCCGCCACGCGGGCGGTCTACGCGCCGGCGGTCGCGGTGGAGGAGGCCGTGGAGGCCGAGTCGGCCGCTCGCGCGCTCACCACCCGGTTGGTGGACGCCCAGCCGGCGTGGCGACGCGCCTACGCCCGCCTGCGCCTGGCGATCGGGCGCTGAGGGCGGATGGTCCCGCTCGGTTCCCGCTCGGGTCAGGCGCCGTCGTCGCTGCTGCGACGGCCCTCCATGTAGCGGCTGATCCCCCCGCGCACCTGCCCGCCGAGGTCGCCCGCGTGGTCCTCACCCATGTGCTTCAGCTGGGTCAGCACCGTGACGGCGCTGATGAGCATCAGGACGAACCCGGCGAAGCCCCACGCGATGTGGGCGACGATGCCGAGCAGCATCACCACGCCGATGACGAAGCCGGCGATGCCGTACCGCAGCCGGGCCCGACGCGGGGCGGCCGGCAGGGTCGCCACCGTGCGCACGAACTTGGGATCCTCGTCGGCGAGCTGCGACTCGATCTCGGAGAGGATCTGCCGTTCGCGGTCGGACAGTGGCATTGGGCCTCCGCAAGTCGGGGGTCGTGGATCGATCCTACGTCAGGCGCGGGGCTGCGGCGTGATCGACCTCCCGACGATTGTGGCCCAGATCATGCCCCTCCGCAGCACCGTTCATGCCCCCTCATCCGCCGCGCCGACCGGTGAACCGCGGGGACCTGCCCTGCATGGCGGCGGTGGCCGCCTCGACGAAGTCGGGGGAGCTGAGGCAGTGCTGCTGGTGGGCCCGCTCGGCCGCCAGCATCGCGTCGCGCTCGGTGGTGGCGGAGCGGCGCAGGAGGGCGGGGACGGCACCAATGGCGACGGTCGGTCCGGCCGCGAGCTGGGCGGCCAGGGCGTGGGCCACGGCGCGCACGTCGCCGCCCTCGTCGACCACGCGGTCGACCAGCCCCCAGTCGAGGGCGGTGCGGGCGTCGACCTTGCGGCCGGTCATCGCCATGTCCGCCGCGCGGCTGATCCCGATCAGGCGCGGCAGGCGGGTCAGGCCGCCGAGGTCGGGGATCAGCGCCCAGTTCACCTCGAGCAGCGCCAGCTCGGCGTCGGCGGCGGCGACCCGCAGGTGCGCGGCGAGGGCCAGCTGGCACCCGCCGCCGTAGGCCACGCCCTGCACTGCCGCCACGACCGGCACCTCGAGGTCCTCGAGCCCGGTGAACGCCTGCTGCAGCGCGGCGATCCAC
Above is a genomic segment from Euzebya sp. containing:
- a CDS encoding ABC transporter substrate-binding protein produces the protein MRAPLKTLRMLALIAVLALIAAACSGSDDTGGDDDTDTAGTEAADDAADADADEDAEPTDDADEATDDDAADDGGDAAGGDVLVFGTTEIPSTIDPADVYEKLASDILFNTTNRLVEFQPGSDEIGPGLATEWDISDDGLTYTFTLREGVTFQDGSEFTAEDVVWSINRALDINHPDGASFLLGGIDTIEATGDYEVTITLTEANSTFLSRLNYTVGTILPSDGDVYTAPDAPVEASDDDEGNENQRQAAEEFIVTDAIVGTGPYEMTDYQPGVSMTLESYDGYWGDAPAIDTVRIQFFESTEQMRNALAAGEIDLAFNDLSPAEVAGLEGEEGVEIQSVEGGRTSYIVIDVTQPPFDDPAVRQAIAATIDRQRIVDEVFEGQAQPLYSMIPGTFEVAADYISDIEVDEGSLPETPIEFELWYPADRYTNQAQVAETIQRSLNESGLFNITTNTAEWATEYSNQLNTGAYGAYLLGWYPDYLDPDDYIEPFYDSEDTFIGFYASEEMDQLITDEQQAEPGSEERAAIFDEIQQLAAEDMPFIPLYSEGQEAYYNPRVTGVEETLTAAQQTWFYVLGLDG
- a CDS encoding AAA family ATPase produces the protein MANGQVAPAVGAVAGTYRRIEENVERVVQGKQEVVRLALIAMLAEGHVLVEDVPGVGKTLLAKAIARSIACTVRRVQFTPDLLPSDITGTTVYNAETHDWEFKPGAVFANIVLGDEINRAGPKTQSALLEAMEERTVTVDGTTHTLAAPFLVMATQNPIELEGTYPLPEAQRDRFMMKVTIGYPSAEAEVQVLTTHGAGDAAAALAPVASAADVADLIDTIRHLHAAEPLKRYVVEIVRATREHPAVELGCSPRAGLALLRAARAAAAVAGRDYVVPDDVKALARPVLAHRLIMTPDALMAATTPEVVIDDVLGRVPIPSR
- a CDS encoding DUF58 domain-containing protein, whose product is MLTSRGITLLSGALLAWLVGRTLGVAELYAVAVAVLAVVALGVAFVRVTTGSVAARRQVEVRRVVAGAEVPVLVQLRNDGRIPSPTLLVTDPLPEGVDAVGHPVAGQARFVIDGLRPGQLATAPYTAVAGVRGRYRIGPLELRVRDPFGAAERVRRYSSVDEVVVYPRIEPLPPITVRGAHMGSGSSDTRRVFATGDDFYTMREYVSGDDLRRVHWPSTAHRQVLMVRQMEQPWQAHGTVFLDARRMAHTLGADGTLEKAVSVAASLLHHLDAAGYALRLVTDRAAGRGGRPEPVESAMDALAVLDPSDSGGLGPALAATRGGEGLFVAVLGVPVGTGDLGSHPDVRALLGVRGFGHRIAVVLGLPGDARAERTAALLRAAGWRAAATTTARPLADVWADVTQPGRHPGLVDGVGA
- a CDS encoding transglutaminaseTgpA domain-containing protein translates to MTVALAVLLIAAVVPLRAIFIGTDWVRPVVGGVLLSVGIGWGARRLGAGPITHLVMTLVSLAVFITIAFLPSTALWGLLPTPDTLPALRDLFLHGLELVEIRPSPTFPEAGLLLLAVGGSWLVAYLADGMLFVLASPVKAVTGAVVLWAVPLAIAPQGSSIALPAATLLAAAALVLLLGTARATARFGVAVRPSGRTGGGRGLPLSGVVLTASAIVLGLALASVLPGFRAEPLYTARGGSGTTITTNPIVDIRQRLVASDTGPVLQVTSERPVYLRTTALDAYDEDEQWTAGTISGQRVSGIVDSPPPVPTERVDVGITIDADIESGAVLAPAPFQPVEVSGPKAAVLRYDRTSSTLTVPGDAPLVDGDAYAVGAAIPQPSPDALRAQPTPPAGSAYTQLPSNVPDEVVALARQIVNAAGATTMFDAALAIQDELRTWSYSTQPDPGLGATAMLRFIDAREGYCEQFAGTMAVMLRTLGIPSRLAVGYTPGTQQPDGSWEVTNANSHAWVEVHFGDLGWIPFEPTPRTDGNVLVTSTSAVVPAQTAAQQAGEVPASGVDAVGPGELSDLMDQGRPDFEGQETAGGDADDVRAGAGGTAARVWPWAVAMLAALGVAGLVVGRRAGRVDLGAPPAERIATARRRVEVAGAAVGRGRHPAETDVEYLSRIAGGDRAGMALARPATRAVYAPAVAVEEAVEAESAARALTTRLVDAQPAWRRAYARLRLAIGR
- a CDS encoding DUF3040 domain-containing protein — translated: MPLSDRERQILSEIESQLADEDPKFVRTVATLPAAPRRARLRYGIAGFVIGVVMLLGIVAHIAWGFAGFVLMLISAVTVLTQLKHMGEDHAGDLGGQVRGGISRYMEGRRSSDDGA
- a CDS encoding enoyl-CoA hydratase/isomerase family protein — protein: MSDRVSFTIGDDAVGEVVLTRPDKLNAMDQALFDGLHDAAAAARDAIADGTVRAVLLRAEGRAFSAGLDVSLFGQQASGEMPADEWIAALQQAFTGLEDLEVPVVAAVQGVAYGGGCQLALAAHLRVAAADAELALLEVNWALIPDLGGLTRLPRLIGISRAADMAMTGRKVDARTALDWGLVDRVVDEGGDVRAVAHALAAQLAAGPTVAIGAVPALLRRSATTERDAMLAAERAHQQHCLSSPDFVEAATAAMQGRSPRFTGRRGG